A window of Leptotrichia wadei contains these coding sequences:
- a CDS encoding peptide ABC transporter substrate-binding protein — MKKILLVFTILLAFIISCGKSSDSETLKLNLKEEGKSYDPQLANDSTGEFVDSLVTETLTRQSDDGKSLPGVAEKWEHNADSTVWTFHLRKNAKWSNGDPITAKDFRDGWVRALDPKTAGEYADKLFYIKNAEQFNAGKIKDENQLGIKVIDDYTLQVTLNNPLTYFDSIVRIQTYAPLNKKFYEKVGDKYMTSPETSISSGVYVIKSWTRDSEIVFEKNENYWNKDNIKLKYVKMLFINDPSASVNAFKNKEIDSTNISIEQAKEFKNDKRKILTKDGSVWYMTYNMKNKVLANKKIRQALSLAVDREKLITDVLDNTGEAAYTYTTKGVGIIGISKDFSEEAGKIFPAYNPQKAKQLLAEGLKELGLQKLPELTMIFNDSGNNKVISEYIQESLRTNLGVNINIEGMTFQSRLDKMQHRDYEIALAGYNGDYNDAITYLDRFLTKDGNNYSDYSNPRYDELVKKVKSSGNQEERVKNMIEMEKIIAEDMPVGLLYYRQNTKLLNPRVHNIVFSPIGKDFVLDNTYIK; from the coding sequence ATGAAAAAAATATTACTAGTATTTACAATATTGCTGGCTTTTATAATTTCATGTGGAAAAAGCAGCGATTCTGAAACATTGAAACTTAATTTGAAGGAGGAAGGAAAATCTTATGATCCGCAGCTTGCGAATGATTCTACTGGAGAATTTGTGGATTCGCTTGTTACTGAAACATTGACAAGACAGTCGGATGATGGAAAATCTCTTCCTGGAGTGGCTGAAAAATGGGAACACAATGCAGATTCAACAGTTTGGACATTCCATTTGAGAAAAAATGCAAAATGGAGCAACGGGGATCCGATTACAGCAAAGGACTTTAGAGATGGCTGGGTTAGAGCACTAGATCCTAAGACAGCTGGAGAATATGCAGATAAATTATTTTACATAAAAAATGCTGAACAATTTAATGCTGGAAAAATTAAAGATGAAAATCAATTAGGTATAAAAGTTATTGATGATTATACGTTGCAAGTAACATTAAATAATCCTCTTACATATTTTGATTCAATTGTAAGAATTCAAACTTATGCTCCGCTAAATAAAAAGTTCTATGAAAAAGTAGGAGATAAATATATGACATCTCCTGAAACTTCGATTTCATCTGGTGTTTATGTAATAAAATCTTGGACAAGGGATTCTGAAATTGTATTTGAAAAAAATGAAAATTACTGGAACAAGGATAATATTAAATTAAAATATGTAAAAATGTTATTTATAAATGATCCGTCTGCCAGTGTAAATGCCTTTAAAAACAAAGAAATTGATTCTACAAATATTTCAATAGAACAAGCAAAGGAATTTAAAAATGATAAACGTAAAATACTTACAAAAGATGGTTCAGTATGGTATATGACATATAATATGAAAAATAAAGTACTTGCGAACAAAAAAATTAGACAGGCGTTGTCGCTTGCTGTAGACAGGGAAAAATTGATTACAGATGTGCTTGACAATACAGGGGAAGCTGCATATACTTATACGACAAAAGGTGTTGGAATAATCGGTATTTCAAAAGACTTTTCTGAAGAAGCAGGAAAAATTTTCCCAGCTTATAATCCACAAAAGGCAAAACAATTGCTAGCTGAAGGGTTAAAGGAACTAGGATTACAAAAATTACCTGAATTGACAATGATTTTCAATGATTCTGGAAATAACAAGGTTATATCTGAATATATTCAAGAAAGTTTGAGAACAAATTTAGGAGTAAATATTAATATTGAAGGAATGACATTCCAATCAAGATTGGATAAAATGCAACATAGAGATTATGAAATTGCTCTAGCTGGATATAATGGAGATTATAACGATGCTATTACTTATTTGGATAGATTCTTGACAAAGGATGGAAATAATTATTCAGATTACTCAAATCCACGTTACGATGAACTTGTTAAAAAAGTTAAAAGTTCTGGAAATCAGGAAGAAAGAGTAAAAAATAT